In the Campylobacter sputorum subsp. sputorum genome, TATGATGAGTATATAAACATAGTCAAACACTATTTTTTAGGTTATAAATATGATGAAGAAGAGCTTATAAAAAATGCAAAAAGTTTTGCTATGCTAAAAGGTTCTAGAAGTGGTAGAACCGCAAAACAATTTTTTATAGAATATAAAAATTTATTAGAAAGTAAAGTATAAATTTAGATTATGAGAGTTGGTTTTATAGGCGATGTTATAGGAAGACCCGGCAGGGAAATTCTTATATCAAATGTTAAAGAAGTTAAAAAAACTTATAAACTTGATTTTGTTGTAGCAAACTGCGAAAATGCAAGTGGTGGATTTGGTATAAATTCTAAAAATGCTATTGAGATTTTAAAAAGCGGCGTTGATGTTATAACTGGTGGAAATCATAGTTTTGATCAAAAAGATATAGTTGGTTTGATGGATGAAATGCCGATACTTCGCCCTTATAATCATTATGATGGCGTTAGTGGCAAAGGCATTATAAATTTAAAAAAAGATAACAAAAATTTATGCGTTATTAATTTGATGGGAAATTATGGGCTTAACATTACAAATAACGCTTTTTTATCGGCAAAAGAAGCGATTGCAAAAAGTGAAAGCAAAAATATACTGATTGATTTTCACGCTGAAGCAACTAGCGAAAAAAGAGCTATGATGTGCTATTTAAATGGCGAAGTTAGTGCTATTTTTGGAACCCATACTCATATTGGGACTGATGATTTGCAAATTTACAATGGAACTGCTTATGTAACAGATGTTGGGCTTAGTGGAAATTATTTTGATATCATAGGCTTTAAGGCAAGTTCACCCATTAAAAGCTTTTTAACTGGCTTAAAACACTCTTTTAGTGTAGATAAAAATGCCAAAAGAGCTTTTCAAATGGTTGTTTTTGATACAGATGATAATGGCAAAGCTGTAGATGCTTTTAAGATTAGATTAATAGATGGCATTGATGAAATTTTAATTCAAAGGGCAATTTTTGCAAAGTGATGAACTTTTTATAGCTATTTTAAAATCTGGCATTAAAGTAAATGATTGCTGGTGGCCAAATTACGGAACATTTGAAGTAGTAGTTGGTGCTATTTTAACACAAAATACAAAATGGAATAATGTTGAAAATTCTTTAGAAAATTTAAAAAATGCAAATTTATTAAATTTAGAAAAAATAGCAAATTGTGATATTTTGTTTTTAAGTGAACTTATAAAACCAAGTGGTTTTCATAATGTAAAATCAAAAAGATTAAATATGCTTTGCAAAAATATATTAAAAGATTTTGGAGATTTTGATAGTTTTGTAAATTTAGTAAGTAGAAAATGGCTTATTTCCCAAAAGGGAATAGGTTTTGAGAGTTGTGATGCCATACTTTGTTATGCTTGTAAGCGTGATATAATGGTTGTTGATAATTATACGAAAAAAATATTATCAAAACTAAATTATGAATTTGAAAGTTACGATGAAGCTAGAGAGTGGTTAGAGGGTATGGATATGCAAATAATATGTGATTATTATGGAGAAAATCTTAGCATAAACGAAATTTATGCTAGATTTCATGGAGCCATAGTCGAGTTTTGTAAACTGCACTTAAAGGGAAATAAATTTAGCAAACAAGCAGATGAAATCCTTGCAAAATTTATAGATTTCTAACTTTTTATTTTTAGCATATCTAAAGCTATGCCATAATTATCTATAATTATATCTTGTAAATTATTCATAAGAGTTTCACCATCTTTTCCATCATCTGGGTAGCAGACTATATTGTCGTATTTATAATCATCAAAAAAACTTTGAATTCCGCTTAAAACCTCTAATGCACCATTCCAGTCAGTGCCTATTAGCATAGCGATATAGTGATTATCATCTATGAAAAGTGCGTCTGTAGATCTTAAACTTTTTTTAAAAATATCGCTATTTTTAAAGTCTTTTGGTGCTTTAAAATATATCAAAGAAAATGTTGTGATTCATTTTCATTTGTAAATCTTTTTAATATGTTTATGTGATGATTTAACAAAGACTCTAAATCCTGCTTTTGAAAAACTATACTAGACATTGCAAATCCTTTATAATTTTTTGATAATTATATCTATTAAATTCAAAAATACAAAGAATTTAACTATAAATTTAATCAATTTTAACTAAAATTATAGAATAATTTTTAAAAGGTGTTTTTTGAGAGCAGTTATACTATTTTTTATATTTGCTGTTAGCTTAATTGGTGCTGAGCCTACTATACCAACCGTAAATTTAAGCCTTAGTGCACCAGATACACCGCAGCAACTTGTAACATCTTTAAATGTTTTAATAGTTTTAACCCTTCTTGCTCTTGCTCCTAGTCTTATTTTTATGATGACAAGTTTTTTAAGACTTGTGATTGTTTTTTCTTTTATGAGACAAGCAATGGGAACACAGCAAATGCCTCCAAATACGATACTAATTTCTCTTGCTATGATACTAACATTTTTTATTATGGAGCCTGTTGGAAAACAAGCCTATGATGATGGTATAAAGCCTTATTTATCAGAGCAGATTGGATATCAAGAAGCATTTGTAAAAGGCTCAAAACCTTTTAAAGATTTTATGATAAGAAATACTAGGCAAAAAGATTTAGCCCTGTTTTTTCGCATAAGAAATTTAGAAAATCCAGCAACAGTTGATGACATACCTTTTAGCATAGCAATATCTGCGTTTGTTATAAGCGAACTGAAAACAGCATTTGAAATAGGCTTTTTGCTTTATCTTCCATTTTTAGTTATAGATATGGTTGTTAGCTCAGTGCTTATGTCTATGGGTATGATGATGTTGCCGCCAACTATGATCTCACTTCCTTTTAAGCTTCTTATCTTTGTTTTGGTTGATGGATGGAATTTGCTGATAGGAAATCTTATAGCGAGCTTTCATTGATATATAAAAGATTATTGCGAAAATACTTATAGCCCCGCCTATAATCATATTTAAATTTACAATTTCGCCAAGGATTATATGACCCCAAATCGGAGCTAGTATGCTTTCTAAAACACATATTAGCGTAACTTCAGCTCCTAAAATAAACATTGCTCCATAACCTATAGCTAACCTTGATATACTTGTTAGAAAAAATCCCATAAAAAATAACAAACAAAAATCTTGTAAATTTATCTTTATATTTGCAAAAGGAAGCGCGAAGAAAAACAGCATTAAACCACAAAGTGTTATTACACTTCTTCTATCTACTTGTTTTTTATTGCTAAGTATGATATAAATTATGCTAAAACAGATTAAACCAATTAAACAAAAAAATATATTTAACATTTCATCAAATTTAATGTTATCTTTTATAGCTATGAAAAGACCAAAAATTATAATTAAAGATGTTGCATAAAGCATTTTTCTGACTTTTGTTTTGTAAATTATGCTTTCTAAAATCGCAGTTAAAATAGGGCAGGTTGCATAAATTAAAACAGTTATAGTAATGCCTATATATTTTACTGAGTAAAAAAAGAAAAAATTTGCAAAAGCCATACAAAATGCAGCCGTAAAAAGAGCAGTTTTTTCTATGAAAAATGAGTTTTTTGCTGTATTTAAGCCATTTTTTCAAGATATTAAAAATGATGATAATGCTAGAAAAAAACCAAAATACATTGTTATACTAAAAATATCACTTTTTGTCGCCTTTATGATGAGAGATTCAAAACTCATTAAAAAGACGCCAAAAATAACCAAAAACATACCTTTTGAGCGAGTATTCAAAGTAATCCTTTAAATTTATGAATAATTTATATGAAGTTTCATATAATTATACATCAAACTAAGACAAATAGGCTAATCTCATGAAATTATGGCTATTTTTTGTGCCAGCACTTCTTTTTTCAGCAAATTTAAGTGATATTATAATAAAAGCACAACAAAATGAAATCGCCACTATTGATTATATTAAAAGCATAAATGCTAGAAATGAGTTATCAAAGACAAAAAGTTCTTATATGCCAAATATCAGTCTAAAAGGCGGGTATATAGGTTTGGATAACGATACTATGCAAATACTTCCAAGCGAGAGTAAATTTGTAAATTTAAATGTGGATTTTATGATTTATGATGGCGGCAAAAGA is a window encoding:
- a CDS encoding DMT family transporter — protein: MEKTALFTAAFCMAFANFFFFYSVKYIGITITVLIYATCPILTAILESIIYKTKVRKMLYATSLIIIFGLFIAIKDNIKFDEMLNIFFCLIGLICFSIIYIILSNKKQVDRRSVITLCGLMLFFFALPFANIKINLQDFCLLFFMGFFLTSISRLAIGYGAMFILGAEVTLICVLESILAPIWGHIILGEIVNLNMIIGGAISIFAIIFYISMKARYKISYQQIPSINQNKDKKLKRK
- a CDS encoding TIGR00282 family metallophosphoesterase translates to MRVGFIGDVIGRPGREILISNVKEVKKTYKLDFVVANCENASGGFGINSKNAIEILKSGVDVITGGNHSFDQKDIVGLMDEMPILRPYNHYDGVSGKGIINLKKDNKNLCVINLMGNYGLNITNNAFLSAKEAIAKSESKNILIDFHAEATSEKRAMMCYLNGEVSAIFGTHTHIGTDDLQIYNGTAYVTDVGLSGNYFDIIGFKASSPIKSFLTGLKHSFSVDKNAKRAFQMVVFDTDDNGKAVDAFKIRLIDGIDEILIQRAIFAK
- a CDS encoding 3-methyladenine DNA glycosylase, whose translation is MQSDELFIAILKSGIKVNDCWWPNYGTFEVVVGAILTQNTKWNNVENSLENLKNANLLNLEKIANCDILFLSELIKPSGFHNVKSKRLNMLCKNILKDFGDFDSFVNLVSRKWLISQKGIGFESCDAILCYACKRDIMVVDNYTKKILSKLNYEFESYDEAREWLEGMDMQIICDYYGENLSINEIYARFHGAIVEFCKLHLKGNKFSKQADEILAKFIDF
- the fliP gene encoding flagellar type III secretion system pore protein FliP (The bacterial flagellar biogenesis protein FliP forms a type III secretion system (T3SS)-type pore required for flagellar assembly.), encoding MRAVILFFIFAVSLIGAEPTIPTVNLSLSAPDTPQQLVTSLNVLIVLTLLALAPSLIFMMTSFLRLVIVFSFMRQAMGTQQMPPNTILISLAMILTFFIMEPVGKQAYDDGIKPYLSEQIGYQEAFVKGSKPFKDFMIRNTRQKDLALFFRIRNLENPATVDDIPFSIAISAFVISELKTAFEIGFLLYLPFLVIDMVVSSVLMSMGMMMLPPTMISLPFKLLIFVLVDGWNLLIGNLIASFH